One window of Desulfarculus baarsii DSM 2075 genomic DNA carries:
- a CDS encoding ABC transporter permease: MSRFSPRRLGAIIAKEFVQMRRDRLTFAMMVMIPIMQLVLFGYAINSDPKHLPTAVIVADHGPFGRTLLAALQQSDYFDFVAQYDSQEQGRQALALGQVQFVVNIPVDFSRKLMRGQRPRLLLEADATDPSAVGNALGVLGTLAASALDRDLKGPLARLRQNAGPVEVAVHRLYNPEAETQYNIVPGLMGVVLSMTLVIITGLAMTRERERGTMENLLTTPVRPLEVILGKIIPYILVGYVQMILIMVAAKLLFDVPFLGSISFLLCASLIFIAANLAVGITFSTVAQNQLQAVEMAFFFFLPSVLLSGFMFPFRGMPQWAQYVGEILPLTHYLRLVRGLLLKGNSPMQAMEHIWPLALFVTVMVFVSVKRYRQTLD, encoded by the coding sequence ATGAGCAGGTTTTCGCCGCGCAGGTTGGGGGCGATTATCGCCAAGGAATTCGTGCAGATGCGTCGTGATCGCCTGACGTTTGCCATGATGGTGATGATCCCGATCATGCAACTGGTGCTCTTTGGCTACGCCATCAACTCCGACCCCAAGCATCTGCCCACGGCGGTGATCGTCGCCGACCACGGCCCCTTTGGCCGCACGCTCCTGGCCGCCCTCCAGCAAAGCGATTATTTCGATTTCGTGGCCCAATACGACAGCCAGGAGCAAGGCCGCCAAGCCCTGGCCCTGGGCCAGGTGCAGTTCGTGGTCAACATCCCGGTGGATTTTTCGCGCAAGCTCATGCGCGGGCAACGGCCGCGCCTGCTGCTGGAGGCCGACGCCACCGACCCCTCGGCGGTGGGCAACGCCCTGGGCGTGCTGGGCACGCTGGCCGCCAGCGCCCTGGACCGCGACCTCAAGGGCCCCCTGGCCAGGCTGCGGCAGAACGCCGGCCCGGTGGAGGTGGCGGTGCACCGGCTCTACAACCCCGAGGCCGAGACCCAATACAACATCGTGCCCGGCCTGATGGGCGTGGTGTTGTCGATGACGCTGGTGATCATCACCGGACTGGCCATGACCCGCGAACGCGAGCGCGGCACCATGGAAAACCTCCTGACCACGCCGGTGCGGCCGCTGGAGGTGATCCTGGGCAAGATCATCCCCTATATTTTGGTGGGCTACGTGCAGATGATTCTGATCATGGTGGCGGCCAAGCTCTTGTTCGACGTGCCGTTCCTGGGCAGCATCAGTTTTCTGCTGTGCGCCTCGCTGATCTTCATCGCCGCCAACCTGGCCGTGGGCATCACCTTTTCGACCGTGGCCCAGAATCAGCTTCAGGCCGTGGAGATGGCCTTTTTCTTCTTTTTGCCCTCGGTGCTCTTGTCGGGGTTCATGTTCCCCTTTCGGGGCATGCCCCAGTGGGCCCAATACGTCGGCGAGATTTTGCCCCTGACTCACTATCTGCGCCTGGTGCGCGGCCTGCTGCTCAAGGGCAACAGCCCGATGCAGGCCATGGAGCACATCTGGCCCCTGGCCCTGTTCGTGACGGTGATGGTCTTTGTCAGCGTCAAGCGCTATCGCCAGACCCTGGACTGA
- a CDS encoding enoyl-CoA hydratase-related protein → MEQKPMVTYHRQGHIGYLTLNRPDKRNAMSVTFWHSLGRAVELAAADDEARVLILRGEGKSFCAGLDLSPENELFAAVMSPEGKSAAMKTKLYHEIRRVQNIHTAFERLPMPTIAAVHSHCLGAGLELAVCADFRYASADALFALPEAKLSFITDVGGLQRLQRLLGTAQAREIAFRGHRFDAQKALQIGLINQILPDKAALDQAVLAVAQEIAANPPLAVRGAKDVFLYDLDVSMEESLAYNCARSVMILPNDDMNEAIGAYLEGRTGDFKGA, encoded by the coding sequence ATGGAACAAAAGCCCATGGTCACCTACCACCGCCAGGGCCACATCGGCTACCTGACCCTCAACCGCCCCGACAAACGCAACGCCATGAGCGTGACCTTTTGGCACAGCCTGGGCCGCGCCGTGGAGCTGGCCGCCGCCGATGATGAAGCCAGGGTGTTGATCCTGCGCGGCGAGGGCAAATCATTCTGCGCCGGCCTGGACCTGAGCCCCGAAAACGAGCTGTTCGCGGCGGTGATGTCGCCCGAGGGCAAGAGCGCGGCCATGAAAACCAAGCTCTACCACGAGATTCGCCGCGTGCAGAACATCCACACCGCCTTCGAGCGCCTGCCCATGCCCACCATCGCGGCCGTGCACAGTCACTGCCTGGGCGCGGGCCTGGAGCTGGCCGTCTGCGCCGATTTCCGCTACGCCAGCGCCGACGCCCTCTTCGCCCTGCCCGAGGCCAAGCTTTCGTTTATCACCGACGTGGGCGGCCTGCAACGCCTGCAACGCCTGCTGGGCACGGCCCAGGCCCGCGAGATCGCCTTCCGTGGTCACCGCTTCGACGCCCAAAAGGCCCTGCAAATCGGCCTGATCAACCAGATTCTGCCCGACAAGGCCGCCCTGGACCAGGCCGTGCTGGCCGTGGCCCAGGAGATCGCCGCCAACCCGCCCCTGGCCGTGCGCGGGGCCAAGGACGTGTTTCTATACGACCTGGACGTGTCCATGGAGGAGTCACTGGCTTACAACTGCGCGCGGTCGGTGATGATTCTGCCCAACGACGACATGAACGAGGCCATCGGGGCCTATCTGGAAGGCCGGACCGGCGATTTCAAGGGGGCCTGA
- a CDS encoding class I SAM-dependent methyltransferase: MPQFDVCPWWMGYLIDNHVRRLIHDPALIVGPHLRPGATCLDVGCGMGFFSLAMARMVGENGVVHAVDLQSRMLSALMRRARRRGLDERIQPRQCAKDDPGLADLHDAVDFALACWMIHEVPERHGLIGQIARAMRPGAAFLILEPKGHLPAGDFEKTLAIAEEAGLRQVGEPPARLSRTALLAKK, from the coding sequence ATGCCCCAGTTCGACGTTTGCCCCTGGTGGATGGGTTATCTCATCGACAACCACGTCCGGCGTTTGATCCACGATCCGGCCCTGATCGTCGGGCCTCACCTGCGCCCCGGCGCGACCTGCCTGGACGTGGGTTGCGGCATGGGCTTTTTCTCGCTGGCCATGGCCCGGATGGTCGGCGAAAACGGCGTGGTGCACGCGGTGGATCTGCAAAGCCGCATGCTTTCGGCCCTGATGCGCCGGGCCCGGCGGCGTGGCCTGGATGAGCGCATCCAACCCCGGCAGTGCGCCAAGGACGACCCCGGCTTGGCCGACCTGCACGACGCGGTGGATTTCGCCCTGGCCTGCTGGATGATCCACGAGGTGCCCGAGCGCCACGGGCTCATCGGCCAGATCGCCCGCGCCATGCGGCCGGGGGCGGCCTTTCTGATCCTGGAGCCCAAGGGCCACCTGCCTGCGGGCGACTTTGAAAAAACCCTGGCCATCGCCGAGGAGGCCGGCCTGCGCCAGGTCGGCGAACCGCCGGCCCGCCTCAGCCGCACGGCGCTTTTGGCCAAAAAATAA
- a CDS encoding NAD(P)H-dependent oxidoreductase: MRILIILAHPRPGSFNHALAQAAADAARTLGHDVTLRDLHAEGFDPILPADEAKKGAALPPLVAEHCRLLAQADGLIVVHPNWWGMPPAILKGWVDRVVRPGVAYEFLEGDDGQGVPRGLLRARAALILNTGDTEPTRERLVFGDPLEGLWARCILGLCGVNDVRRRLFGVVVTSTAQERQQWLDQARAMVAQAFPAH; encoded by the coding sequence TTGCGCATCCTGATCATCCTGGCCCACCCCCGGCCCGGCAGCTTCAACCACGCCCTGGCCCAGGCCGCCGCCGACGCGGCCCGGACCCTGGGCCATGACGTGACCCTGCGCGATCTCCACGCCGAGGGCTTCGACCCCATCCTGCCGGCCGACGAGGCCAAAAAAGGGGCCGCGCTGCCGCCACTGGTCGCCGAGCACTGCCGCCTGCTGGCCCAAGCCGATGGCCTGATCGTCGTCCACCCCAACTGGTGGGGCATGCCGCCGGCCATCCTCAAGGGCTGGGTGGACCGGGTGGTGCGGCCTGGCGTGGCCTATGAATTCCTGGAGGGCGACGACGGCCAGGGCGTGCCCCGGGGCCTGCTGCGGGCCAGGGCGGCGCTGATCCTCAACACCGGCGACACCGAGCCGACGCGCGAGCGCCTGGTCTTCGGCGATCCGCTGGAAGGGCTTTGGGCGCGATGTATCTTGGGCCTGTGCGGGGTGAACGACGTGCGTCGGCGCTTGTTCGGCGTGGTCGTCACCAGCACGGCCCAGGAGCGCCAGCAGTGGCTGGACCAGGCCAGGGCCATGGTGGCCCAGGCCTTCCCGGCCCACTAG
- a CDS encoding NYN domain-containing protein yields MKNIAVYWDFENIHSSLCNLRYGEDWLDQFRGQRHPAVVDIGAIMQFAESQGSVNINKAYGNWAWYQQYSHDLHEFTFDLVQLFPRGMNMKNGADIRLAIDALDDLNRHEHLSVFIIVGGDSDYISLAQRVRQRGKEIIGIGVRETTNKFWINACNDFRFYSSIAALGAEGGSSAPPPQATGDIEEAKRLLRQAVFELQKHHGGEAVRMAHVRPMLTNLDPYFDLADYGCRSFDEFISRCADCVITSQAGQETHVKLIDQAPPAQVKPADISANVDLYRKILDEKDMPLPRPGLLKPGLLHVIELFVNQPEGLDYLNDVDKSLSEHFLQMNLSHATTDCFNIRQLIYRIRGFYIDKEANKRFLHYKNEDFRSLWEQIAHRLLDAIHEAIDGELDFAALSLLIQGDDSLADELAGLAQAAGQYRPKTPPAPFQAATVVE; encoded by the coding sequence ATGAAAAACATCGCGGTCTACTGGGATTTTGAAAACATCCATTCGTCGCTGTGCAACCTGCGCTACGGCGAGGATTGGCTGGATCAATTCCGCGGCCAGCGTCATCCGGCGGTGGTCGACATCGGGGCGATCATGCAGTTCGCCGAGAGCCAGGGCTCGGTCAACATCAACAAGGCCTATGGCAACTGGGCCTGGTATCAGCAATACAGCCACGACCTGCACGAGTTCACCTTCGACCTGGTGCAGCTTTTCCCGCGCGGCATGAACATGAAAAACGGCGCCGACATCCGCCTGGCCATCGACGCCCTCGACGACCTCAACCGCCACGAACACCTCAGCGTCTTCATCATCGTCGGCGGCGACTCCGACTACATCTCGCTGGCCCAGCGCGTGCGCCAGCGGGGCAAGGAGATCATCGGCATCGGCGTCCGGGAGACGACCAACAAGTTCTGGATCAACGCCTGCAACGATTTTCGCTTTTACTCCAGCATCGCCGCCCTGGGGGCCGAGGGCGGCTCCAGCGCGCCGCCGCCCCAGGCCACCGGCGATATCGAGGAAGCCAAGCGCCTGCTGCGCCAGGCCGTCTTCGAGCTGCAAAAGCACCACGGCGGCGAAGCGGTGCGCATGGCCCACGTGCGGCCCATGCTCACCAACCTGGACCCCTACTTCGACCTGGCCGACTACGGCTGCCGCTCCTTTGACGAATTCATCAGCCGCTGCGCCGACTGCGTCATCACCAGCCAGGCCGGCCAGGAAACCCACGTCAAGCTCATCGACCAGGCCCCGCCGGCCCAGGTCAAGCCGGCCGACATCAGCGCCAACGTGGACCTCTATCGCAAGATTCTGGACGAAAAAGACATGCCCCTGCCCCGGCCCGGCCTGCTCAAGCCGGGGTTGCTCCACGTCATCGAACTGTTCGTCAACCAGCCCGAGGGCCTGGATTATCTAAACGACGTCGACAAGTCGCTCAGCGAACATTTTTTGCAGATGAACCTCAGCCACGCCACCACCGATTGCTTCAACATCCGCCAACTTATCTATCGCATCAGGGGCTTTTATATCGACAAAGAGGCCAATAAACGCTTTTTGCACTACAAAAACGAAGACTTCCGCTCGTTGTGGGAGCAGATCGCCCACCGCCTGCTCGACGCCATCCACGAGGCCATCGATGGCGAGCTGGATTTCGCGGCCCTGTCGCTGTTGATCCAGGGCGACGACAGCCTGGCCGACGAACTGGCCGGCCTGGCCCAGGCCGCCGGGCAATACCGCCCCAAGACGCCGCCGGCCCCGTTCCAGGCCGCGACGGTGGTGGAGTAG
- the cysS gene encoding cysteine--tRNA ligase gives MPLVVYNTQSRRKEEFIPLEPGVVRVYVCGVTVYDDPHIGHARCYVAFDAMVRHFLAKGWRVNYVRNFTDIDDKIIRRAAESGLGWRELADKYIESFRQDMAALDVLPPSHEPRATEHIAEMIATIQTLMAKGHAYQIEGGDVLFAVESFDGYGKLSRRNLEDMQAGARVEVDPRKKNPMDFVLWKASKPGEPSWDSPLGPGRPGWHIECTAMSGKYLGQTFDIHGGGEDLVFPHHENEIAQGEACTGHPLAHYWLHNGFVRVNHEKMSKSLGNFFTIKDILKITRPEALRLFLLSKHYRSPLDFSDAAIKEAGAGLERLYTALQAAQERAAAGPLDAAGQALAAEIQALADEFEAGMDDDFNTARAIGALFGLARLGNKLAAEPDGPAKGPLLELCARRLRELGGRLGLLRIDPAEFFRGAAGQTATQGGVGAADIEALIAQRNQARKDKNFAEADRIRDQLKAMGVTLQDSPQGTTWRMEG, from the coding sequence ATGCCCTTAGTCGTCTACAACACCCAGTCCCGCCGCAAGGAAGAATTCATCCCCCTGGAGCCGGGGGTGGTGCGCGTCTATGTCTGCGGCGTCACGGTCTACGACGACCCGCACATCGGCCACGCCCGCTGCTACGTGGCCTTCGACGCCATGGTGCGCCATTTTCTGGCCAAGGGCTGGCGGGTCAACTACGTGCGCAACTTCACCGACATCGACGACAAGATCATCCGCCGCGCCGCCGAAAGCGGCCTGGGCTGGCGCGAGCTGGCCGACAAATACATCGAGTCGTTCCGCCAGGACATGGCCGCCCTGGACGTGCTGCCGCCCAGCCACGAGCCCAGGGCCACCGAGCACATCGCCGAGATGATCGCCACCATCCAGACGCTCATGGCCAAGGGCCACGCCTATCAGATCGAGGGCGGCGACGTGCTCTTCGCCGTGGAAAGCTTCGACGGCTACGGCAAGCTCTCGCGGCGCAACCTGGAGGACATGCAGGCCGGGGCCAGGGTCGAGGTCGATCCGCGCAAGAAAAACCCCATGGATTTCGTGCTGTGGAAGGCCTCCAAGCCCGGCGAGCCCAGTTGGGACAGCCCCCTTGGCCCGGGCCGGCCCGGCTGGCACATCGAGTGCACGGCCATGAGCGGCAAATATCTGGGCCAGACCTTCGACATCCACGGCGGCGGCGAGGATCTGGTTTTCCCCCATCACGAAAACGAGATCGCCCAGGGCGAGGCCTGCACCGGCCATCCCCTGGCCCACTATTGGCTGCACAACGGTTTCGTGCGGGTCAACCACGAGAAAATGTCCAAGAGCCTGGGCAACTTCTTCACGATCAAGGACATCCTCAAGATCACCCGGCCCGAGGCCCTGCGCCTGTTTTTGCTCTCCAAGCACTATCGCTCGCCGCTGGATTTCTCCGACGCGGCCATCAAGGAGGCCGGCGCGGGCTTGGAGCGGCTCTACACCGCCCTGCAAGCGGCCCAGGAACGCGCCGCCGCCGGCCCTCTGGACGCCGCCGGTCAGGCCCTGGCCGCCGAGATCCAGGCCCTTGCCGACGAGTTCGAGGCGGGCATGGACGACGACTTCAACACCGCCCGGGCCATCGGCGCGCTGTTTGGCCTGGCCCGGCTTGGCAACAAGCTGGCCGCGGAGCCCGACGGCCCGGCCAAGGGCCCGCTGCTGGAGCTGTGCGCGCGGCGTCTGCGCGAGTTGGGCGGCCGGCTGGGCCTGCTGCGCATCGACCCGGCCGAGTTTTTCCGTGGCGCGGCCGGCCAAACGGCTACCCAGGGCGGCGTGGGCGCGGCCGATATCGAGGCGCTGATAGCCCAGCGCAATCAGGCCCGCAAAGACAAAAACTTCGCCGAGGCCGACCGCATCCGCGATCAACTCAAGGCCATGGGCGTGACCCTGCAGGATTCGCCCCAGGGCACCACCTGGCGCATGGAGGGCTAG
- the ispD gene encoding 2-C-methyl-D-erythritol 4-phosphate cytidylyltransferase gives MAEKVVAIVVAAGGGTRMGGPAPKQFLALGGRPILSWALAAAQAAACVDAIVVVCPAGWEDHTRRHCLAPFGLDKVRAVVAGGAQRQDSVAAGLEAALGLGAHWLLIHDGARPLARPELFAAVLEGARAHGAAIAGVPVVDTIKRSADGRLVQTTEDRRPLWRAQTPQGFRAELLAQALQAARAAGWSFTDEAGLFERLGREVRLIMGRADNIKITTPEDLALAQALLGPPAIRVGQGLDYHRLAPGRPLVLGGVRLEHELGLLGHSDADVLTHAVMDGLLAAAGLGDIGRLFPDHDPAHKDADSLVLLGRVVALLAEHGWRPAQIAVTLVAQGPKIAPHAPAMAQNLARVAGLSPGQVNVAATTTEAMGAIGRGEGMSALAVVTITPLEGAAEPAPSRRR, from the coding sequence TTGGCTGAAAAGGTCGTCGCCATCGTGGTCGCCGCCGGCGGCGGAACACGCATGGGCGGCCCCGCGCCGAAGCAATTTCTGGCCCTGGGCGGCCGGCCCATCCTGTCGTGGGCCCTGGCCGCGGCCCAGGCCGCCGCGTGCGTTGACGCCATCGTGGTGGTCTGCCCGGCGGGCTGGGAGGATCACACGCGCCGCCATTGTTTGGCCCCGTTTGGCCTGGACAAAGTGCGCGCCGTGGTGGCCGGCGGGGCCCAGCGGCAAGACAGCGTGGCCGCCGGGCTGGAAGCCGCCCTGGGCCTGGGAGCCCACTGGCTGCTGATCCACGACGGGGCCCGGCCGCTGGCCCGGCCCGAGCTGTTCGCGGCGGTGTTGGAAGGCGCGCGGGCCCACGGCGCGGCCATCGCCGGCGTGCCGGTGGTCGACACCATCAAACGCTCGGCCGACGGCCGGCTGGTCCAGACCACCGAGGACCGCCGGCCGCTGTGGCGGGCCCAGACGCCCCAGGGCTTTCGCGCCGAGTTGCTGGCCCAGGCCCTGCAAGCGGCCCGCGCCGCCGGCTGGAGCTTCACCGACGAGGCCGGCCTGTTCGAGCGCCTGGGCCGGGAGGTTAGGCTGATCATGGGCCGGGCCGACAACATCAAGATCACCACGCCCGAGGACTTGGCCCTGGCCCAGGCCCTGTTGGGCCCACCGGCCATCCGCGTGGGCCAGGGGCTCGATTATCACCGCCTGGCCCCCGGCCGGCCGCTGGTGCTGGGCGGGGTGCGCCTGGAGCACGAACTGGGCCTGTTGGGCCACTCCGACGCCGACGTGCTGACCCACGCCGTCATGGACGGTCTGCTGGCCGCCGCCGGCCTGGGCGACATCGGCCGGTTGTTCCCCGACCATGATCCGGCCCACAAGGACGCCGACAGCCTGGTCTTGCTGGGCCGGGTGGTGGCGCTTTTGGCCGAGCATGGCTGGCGGCCGGCCCAGATCGCCGTGACCCTGGTGGCTCAAGGCCCCAAGATCGCCCCCCACGCCCCGGCCATGGCCCAAAACCTGGCCCGGGTGGCCGGCCTGTCGCCCGGCCAAGTCAACGTGGCCGCCACCACCACCGAGGCCATGGGCGCCATCGGCCGCGGCGAAGGCATGTCGGCCCTGGCCGTCGTGACGATCACACCCCTGGAAGGGGCCGCCGAACCGGCCCCAAGCCGGAGAAGATAA
- a CDS encoding DUF309 domain-containing protein, with amino-acid sequence MASKEFDPYATRLARDIRNTLAHDFVHGLLAGDRGAAERAGRRLLAADPPPGHAAWIDQRLELYRRAEGQLTGAAHLPPLELGLALWRRGLFFEAHEALEQAWQTASGPRRQALKALVQAVGSCVHAQRGATAVAASLARKAAQGLLDHGQAVEELPWLAELAARLNQGQACTLDDGWPPPKVEA; translated from the coding sequence ATGGCGTCAAAAGAATTCGACCCCTACGCCACGCGCCTGGCCCGTGACATTCGCAACACCCTGGCCCACGATTTCGTCCACGGCCTGCTGGCCGGTGATCGCGGCGCGGCCGAACGCGCCGGCCGCCGCCTGTTGGCCGCCGACCCGCCGCCCGGCCACGCCGCCTGGATCGACCAGCGGCTGGAGTTGTATCGCCGCGCCGAGGGCCAGTTGACCGGCGCCGCCCATCTGCCGCCGCTGGAGCTGGGCCTGGCCCTGTGGCGGCGCGGGCTTTTTTTCGAGGCCCACGAGGCCCTGGAGCAGGCCTGGCAAACAGCCTCCGGGCCGCGCCGCCAGGCCCTCAAGGCCCTGGTGCAGGCGGTGGGCAGTTGCGTCCACGCCCAGCGCGGGGCCACGGCCGTCGCCGCCAGCCTGGCCCGCAAGGCCGCCCAGGGTCTTCTGGACCACGGCCAGGCCGTGGAAGAACTGCCCTGGCTGGCCGAGCTGGCCGCGCGCCTGAACCAGGGCCAGGCCTGCACGCTGGACGACGGTTGGCCGCCGCCGAAGGTCGAGGCCTGA
- the gap gene encoding type I glyceraldehyde-3-phosphate dehydrogenase — MIRIGINGFGRIGRQVFKAVKERYPGQVLVAAVNDLCDVETSAHLLKYDSSYGVYASSVDCAQGKLIVDGVETAYISSSDPSKIPWGDLGVDVVVESTGLFRSGDKAGAHIKGGAKKVIISAPGKDVDATFVMGVNHTSFDPAKHNIFSNASCTTNCLAPPAKVIHEKFGIGHGLMTTVHSYTSDQRILDAPHKDLRRARTAGASIIPTTTGAAKAVALVLPDLKGRFDGISLRVPTPSVSLVDLTMTLEKPADTEALRQALVEAAQGELKGIMACEAKPLVSIDFKGNPHSSIVDLEYTSVQPGGLAKLMAWYDNEWGYSCRTADLAAYVGARL; from the coding sequence ATGATCCGTATCGGAATCAACGGGTTCGGGCGCATTGGCCGCCAGGTGTTCAAAGCGGTCAAGGAGCGCTATCCCGGCCAGGTGCTGGTGGCGGCGGTCAATGACCTGTGCGACGTGGAAACCAGCGCCCATCTGCTCAAATACGACTCCAGCTACGGCGTCTACGCCTCGTCGGTGGACTGCGCCCAGGGCAAGTTGATCGTCGACGGCGTCGAGACCGCCTATATCAGCAGCTCCGATCCCAGCAAGATCCCCTGGGGCGACCTGGGCGTGGACGTGGTCGTCGAGAGCACCGGCCTGTTCCGTAGCGGCGACAAGGCCGGCGCGCACATCAAGGGCGGGGCCAAGAAGGTCATCATCAGCGCCCCCGGCAAGGATGTCGACGCCACCTTCGTCATGGGCGTCAACCACACCTCCTTCGACCCGGCCAAGCACAACATCTTCTCCAACGCCTCCTGCACCACCAACTGCCTGGCCCCGCCGGCCAAGGTCATTCACGAGAAATTCGGCATCGGCCACGGCCTGATGACCACCGTGCACTCCTACACCTCCGACCAGCGCATCCTTGACGCGCCCCACAAGGATCTGCGCCGCGCCCGCACCGCCGGGGCCAGCATCATCCCCACCACCACCGGCGCGGCCAAGGCCGTGGCCCTGGTGCTGCCCGATCTCAAGGGCCGCTTCGACGGCATCTCGCTGCGGGTGCCCACGCCCTCGGTCAGCCTGGTCGACCTGACCATGACCCTGGAAAAACCCGCCGACACCGAAGCCTTGCGCCAGGCCCTCGTCGAGGCCGCCCAGGGCGAGTTGAAGGGCATCATGGCCTGCGAGGCCAAGCCGTTGGTCTCCATCGACTTCAAGGGCAACCCCCATTCGTCCATCGTCGACCTGGAATACACCAGCGTCCAGCCCGGCGGCCTGGCCAAGCTGATGGCCTGGTACGACAACGAGTGGGGCTATTCCTGCCGCACGGCCGATCTGGCCGCCTACGTGGGCGCGCGGCTGTAA
- a CDS encoding methyl-accepting chemotaxis protein, with translation MILISVALGGLAIFNMSGVSAESTSLAEAYVPEVALSNNIERHALSALLENRGYNYTLEKPYLDQGQKDLTEARKYLAEAAKLAQEHPELAALAPAVEKSQRALQGYENLMQQSVKNNAVIADDRAEMDVHAVELVTAITALRDYQIDALRKQIAAGASPAELQERLNKLELVDKAIDMGTVVRIANLKAQAYRKLELVGQALGNFELIGANLNKVKAQSTKQLNIDQVNDSLQAAQDYKGHMENLFKVWTANEQVTKERRKYSTEFLSSVREMANSGIAHTNEVAEEAARNLSLASWVMVVGLLVAVVLGALIAMIIARMITAPVKAAALAVGTAARGDFTFKIDEKHLSRGDELGGMLRDVQQMAQNLSKTVRQVMESAATVSNAANDISSGNQDLSQRTQEQASAIEETASALEEMTSSVRQNAENARQANELAKRTSELAQQGGEAVNQTIEAMAAVSESSGKIAEIITVVNEIAFQTNLLALNAAVEAARAGEAGRGFAVVAGEVRNLAGRSAQAAKEVQTLITDSVNKVRQGNESVEASGNLLTDIIANVQDVADTVAEITAASQEQAQGVEEINRAVSQMDEAVQQNAALVEEAASSSEEMAAAAQEMSDQMSQFKVEGGASAQATRRDKPAQQRPMAQATRPRPAAKAAATPANPKPASKPAAKAGDGPAKAAPAKKAGGDDFFEDVTLEGFEEF, from the coding sequence TTGATCCTCATATCGGTGGCGCTGGGCGGCCTGGCCATTTTCAACATGAGCGGCGTCAGCGCCGAATCCACCAGTTTGGCCGAGGCCTACGTGCCGGAGGTGGCCCTGTCCAACAACATCGAGCGCCACGCCCTTTCGGCACTGCTGGAAAACCGTGGCTACAATTATACCTTGGAAAAGCCGTATCTGGACCAGGGCCAAAAAGACCTGACCGAGGCGCGCAAGTATCTGGCCGAGGCGGCCAAGCTGGCCCAGGAGCACCCCGAGTTGGCGGCCCTCGCCCCGGCGGTGGAAAAATCCCAGCGCGCGTTGCAGGGCTACGAAAACCTGATGCAGCAATCGGTCAAGAACAACGCCGTCATCGCCGACGACCGCGCCGAGATGGACGTTCACGCGGTGGAGTTGGTCACGGCGATCACGGCCCTGCGCGATTATCAGATCGACGCCCTGCGCAAGCAGATCGCCGCCGGCGCGTCGCCGGCCGAGTTGCAAGAGCGCCTGAACAAGCTGGAGCTGGTGGACAAGGCCATCGACATGGGCACGGTGGTGCGCATCGCCAACCTCAAGGCCCAGGCCTATCGCAAGCTGGAGCTGGTGGGCCAGGCCCTGGGCAACTTCGAGCTGATTGGCGCCAACCTGAACAAAGTCAAGGCCCAGAGCACCAAGCAGCTAAATATCGACCAAGTCAACGATTCGCTCCAGGCGGCCCAGGACTACAAAGGCCACATGGAAAACCTGTTCAAGGTCTGGACGGCCAACGAGCAGGTGACCAAGGAGCGCCGCAAGTACTCGACCGAGTTTCTGTCCAGCGTGCGCGAGATGGCCAACTCCGGCATCGCCCACACCAACGAGGTGGCCGAGGAGGCGGCGCGCAATCTTTCGCTGGCCTCGTGGGTGATGGTGGTGGGCCTGTTGGTGGCCGTGGTTCTGGGCGCGCTGATCGCCATGATCATCGCGCGGATGATCACCGCGCCGGTCAAGGCGGCGGCCCTGGCCGTGGGCACGGCGGCCCGGGGCGACTTCACCTTCAAGATCGACGAAAAGCATCTGTCCCGGGGCGACGAGTTGGGGGGCATGCTGCGTGATGTGCAGCAGATGGCCCAGAACCTCTCAAAAACCGTGCGTCAGGTCATGGAGTCGGCGGCCACCGTCAGCAACGCCGCCAACGACATCAGCTCCGGCAACCAGGATCTCAGCCAGCGCACCCAGGAGCAGGCCAGCGCCATCGAGGAGACGGCCAGCGCCCTGGAAGAAATGACCTCCAGCGTGCGGCAAAACGCCGAAAACGCCCGCCAGGCCAATGAGTTGGCCAAGCGCACCTCCGAGTTGGCCCAGCAGGGCGGCGAGGCCGTCAACCAGACCATCGAGGCCATGGCCGCAGTCAGCGAATCCAGCGGCAAGATCGCCGAGATCATCACCGTCGTCAACGAGATCGCCTTCCAGACCAACCTGCTGGCCTTGAACGCCGCGGTGGAGGCGGCCCGGGCCGGCGAGGCCGGCCGTGGCTTCGCCGTGGTGGCCGGCGAGGTGCGCAACCTGGCCGGCCGCAGCGCCCAGGCGGCCAAGGAGGTCCAGACCCTGATCACCGACTCGGTCAACAAGGTGCGCCAGGGTAACGAATCAGTGGAGGCCAGCGGCAACCTGCTCACCGACATCATCGCCAACGTCCAGGACGTGGCCGACACCGTGGCCGAGATCACCGCCGCCAGCCAGGAGCAGGCTCAGGGCGTCGAGGAGATCAACCGCGCCGTCAGCCAGATGGACGAGGCCGTCCAGCAGAACGCCGCCCTGGTCGAGGAGGCGGCCAGCTCGTCCGAGGAAATGGCCGCCGCCGCCCAAGAGATGTCCGACCAGATGTCCCAGTTCAAGGTCGAGGGCGGGGCAAGCGCCCAGGCGACCCGGCGCGACAAGCCGGCCCAACAACGGCCCATGGCCCAGGCGACCCGGCCCAGACCGGCGGCCAAGGCGGCCGCGACGCCGGCCAACCCCAAGCCGGCGAGCAAACCGGCGGCCAAGGCTGGCGATGGGCCGGCCAAGGCCGCGCCGGCCAAAAAGGCCGGTGGCGACGATTTCTTCGAGGACGTGACCCTGGAGGGCTTCGAGGAGTTCTAG